A genomic region of Streptococcus suis contains the following coding sequences:
- a CDS encoding AraC family transcriptional regulator, whose product MKIQPEFYVFNNRSYVDFYPIQFGMEACKPLHSFGPTMKQHYLFHYIISGSGTFYDTSDQREYHLTAGQGFLISPDAICSYEADAKDPWTYIWLEFDGLKTEHFLRQAGLSKEQPIFSQREMPTSSPVYHEMKQILALHHQKSACLLGHLYLFISYLIDCSLTKTSSKHDENKEFYIREAINFVERNYEKAISVDDLAQVCNLNRHYFSRLFKEQMNISPQQFIIQYRLSEACELLKNTTKTLQEIAEEIGYSNQFNFSTAFKRHYQISPNRWRKIHK is encoded by the coding sequence ATGAAAATACAACCTGAATTTTACGTCTTTAATAACAGATCCTATGTAGATTTTTACCCCATCCAATTTGGCATGGAAGCCTGTAAGCCACTTCACTCATTCGGCCCAACTATGAAACAACACTACCTGTTTCACTACATCATCTCTGGTTCAGGTACTTTTTACGATACCTCCGACCAACGTGAATACCACCTAACTGCAGGACAGGGCTTTCTTATCTCCCCAGATGCCATCTGTAGCTACGAAGCAGACGCAAAGGACCCCTGGACCTATATCTGGCTTGAATTTGACGGTCTGAAAACTGAGCATTTTCTTAGACAAGCAGGACTCTCAAAAGAGCAACCTATTTTTTCGCAACGAGAAATGCCCACCTCTAGCCCTGTCTACCATGAAATGAAACAAATTCTCGCGCTCCATCACCAAAAAAGCGCCTGCCTTCTTGGGCACCTCTACCTCTTTATCTCCTATCTCATCGACTGCTCTCTGACCAAAACAAGCAGTAAACACGATGAAAACAAGGAATTTTATATACGAGAGGCCATCAACTTCGTAGAACGAAACTATGAGAAAGCTATATCCGTCGACGATTTGGCACAAGTATGCAACCTCAATCGCCACTACTTCAGTCGGCTATTCAAGGAGCAAATGAACATCTCACCTCAACAATTTATCATCCAATACCGACTCAGCGAAGCCTGCGAACTCTTAAAAAACACCACTAAGACACTACAGGAAATTGCTGAAGAAATCGGCTACTCCAACCAATTCAATTTTTCAACTGCTTTTAAAAGGCATTACCAAATTTCTCCAAATCGCTGGCGAAAAATTCATAAATAA
- a CDS encoding ABC transporter substrate-binding protein, translated as MKKFGRYVTLLAAAGLLAACSTSTESSKATEGSGSGKTEISYAIWDSGQEPGLRKIADEFEKKNPDIKINIQVSDWDSYWTMLEAGATGGSLPDTFWMHSNEIYRYGSNEMLLPLDEYLAKSEDAKLANFPDGLNEIYNINGKQYAIPKDFDTIGLWYNKKLFDEAGIPYPDDTWDWNKLKEVAKQLTKPDGSQYGFGAGLSNQEGYYNFIYQNGGKVITDDLKSGYDDPKTIEALDYYFSFVKEKISPAITVDKERAEAFQNGQVAMSVFGSWNLSGFTANDYIRENADVAVLPKGPDGTRATIFNGLGHAIAATTKQPDAAWKWVEYLSSKEAQEMQATLGVAISAYKGAADTWVDSNKNFAIKNYVDMVDYAQIRPYSQTTIKWEDKAYELLKPAYLGEKATEEAAKETADMMNAELATEK; from the coding sequence ATGAAGAAATTTGGTCGCTATGTTACCTTGCTTGCGGCTGCAGGCCTACTGGCAGCGTGTTCTACTTCGACTGAGTCTAGTAAAGCTACGGAAGGAAGTGGTTCAGGAAAGACAGAAATATCCTATGCCATTTGGGATTCTGGTCAGGAACCTGGTTTGAGAAAGATTGCGGATGAATTTGAGAAAAAGAATCCAGATATTAAAATCAATATTCAAGTATCGGATTGGGATTCCTACTGGACTATGCTAGAAGCTGGTGCGACAGGTGGTTCATTGCCTGATACCTTCTGGATGCATTCAAATGAGATTTATCGCTATGGTTCCAATGAAATGCTATTGCCGTTGGATGAATACTTAGCCAAGAGTGAAGATGCCAAACTAGCTAATTTCCCAGATGGTTTGAATGAAATCTACAATATAAATGGTAAGCAGTACGCTATTCCAAAAGATTTCGATACAATCGGTCTTTGGTACAATAAAAAATTATTTGACGAAGCAGGTATTCCATATCCAGATGATACTTGGGATTGGAACAAGTTGAAGGAAGTGGCAAAACAATTGACCAAGCCAGATGGTAGTCAGTATGGTTTTGGTGCTGGTTTGAGTAACCAAGAGGGCTACTACAACTTTATCTATCAAAATGGTGGTAAGGTTATTACTGATGATTTGAAATCAGGCTACGATGATCCTAAGACCATTGAAGCCTTGGATTACTACTTTAGCTTTGTCAAAGAGAAAATTTCACCAGCTATTACAGTGGATAAAGAGCGGGCCGAAGCATTCCAAAACGGTCAAGTGGCTATGAGCGTCTTCGGTTCTTGGAATTTATCTGGTTTCACTGCTAATGACTACATTCGTGAAAATGCTGATGTAGCTGTCTTGCCAAAAGGGCCAGATGGAACTCGTGCAACCATCTTTAATGGATTGGGTCATGCCATTGCTGCTACCACTAAACAGCCAGATGCTGCTTGGAAATGGGTTGAATACCTCAGCTCAAAAGAGGCACAAGAAATGCAGGCAACACTTGGTGTGGCAATCTCGGCTTATAAAGGCGCGGCAGATACTTGGGTAGATTCAAATAAAAACTTTGCTATCAAGAACTACGTTGACATGGTGGATTATGCACAGATTCGTCCATATTCACAAACAACCATCAAGTGGGAAGATAAGGCTTACGAGCTATTGAAACCTGCTTATCTTGGAGAAAAAGCAACTGAAGAAGCTGCCAAAGAAACAGCTGATATGATGAATGCTGAATTAGCAACTGAAAAATAG
- a CDS encoding carbohydrate ABC transporter permease — protein MKQSALKSTIWMHAFLILVAMGMLIPFVWMVLTSFKTVTESTQMNPFQFLPSKWMVSNYTEAIRTNNFPILYLNTILMMVWRIFSSVMFSAMAAYAFARLEFPGRNFLFGLVLFQMMVPPQLFVIPQYLMIDQLGMRNTIFALVFPGIVSAFGTFLLRQFFMGLPKELEESAKLDGCNIGQTFFKVMLPLAKSGLIALAIFTALFAFKDLLWPLIINSEADKATLSSALSKIQGAYAVNYPQLMAASVLAIWPMLVLYVIFQKQFIQGIATSGGKL, from the coding sequence GTGAAACAATCAGCTTTAAAATCAACTATTTGGATGCATGCCTTCTTGATTTTAGTGGCAATGGGCATGCTGATCCCGTTTGTTTGGATGGTGTTGACGTCTTTTAAAACGGTAACCGAATCCACTCAGATGAATCCTTTCCAATTTTTACCAAGTAAGTGGATGGTGAGCAATTATACGGAGGCTATTCGGACTAATAATTTTCCGATACTCTATCTGAACACCATTTTGATGATGGTATGGCGTATCTTTAGCTCGGTTATGTTCTCAGCTATGGCAGCTTATGCCTTTGCTCGCTTGGAATTTCCTGGGCGGAATTTCTTGTTTGGTCTGGTCCTCTTTCAAATGATGGTGCCACCTCAGTTGTTCGTCATTCCTCAGTATTTGATGATTGACCAACTTGGTATGCGCAATACGATTTTTGCTCTGGTATTTCCAGGAATTGTCAGTGCCTTTGGTACATTCTTGCTCCGTCAATTTTTCATGGGTCTTCCAAAAGAATTGGAGGAATCTGCAAAATTGGATGGTTGTAATATTGGGCAGACCTTCTTTAAGGTCATGTTGCCTTTGGCTAAGTCTGGCTTGATTGCCTTAGCGATTTTTACGGCTTTGTTTGCTTTCAAGGATTTGTTGTGGCCATTGATTATCAACTCAGAAGCGGACAAGGCTACCCTGTCTAGCGCACTTTCTAAGATCCAGGGAGCTTACGCTGTTAACTATCCTCAGCTCATGGCTGCAAGTGTTTTGGCTATTTGGCCGATGTTGGTACTGTATGTGATATTCCAGAAGCAGTTTATCCAAGGAATT
- a CDS encoding carbohydrate ABC transporter permease, whose product MFRKKGSLNEAIWGWAMVAPTIIGLVVLNIIPIFQTMKMSFHKSGDFGRGDIFVGLANYQRMLGDAQVWQATWNTLKYTILVVPATVALAMLLAVLLNSKIKGKHIYRTIFFLPMVAAPAAVTIVWKWLYNTDFGLINYVLRRLGLGAVNWIEDPKIALYSIALIGIWSTVGYSMILILAGLQEIPTDFYEAARIDGASPAKQFFSITLPLVSPTLFFVVVTSVIQSMQVFDVIYMMEDIRSPAYDKTVSLVYLFYNNSFKYSDKGYGSTIVMLLLLIILVITFVQMKVQKKWVHYR is encoded by the coding sequence ATGTTCCGAAAAAAAGGAAGTTTAAATGAGGCAATTTGGGGATGGGCAATGGTAGCGCCGACCATTATCGGATTAGTCGTGCTCAATATTATTCCTATTTTCCAAACTATGAAGATGAGTTTCCATAAGAGTGGAGATTTCGGCAGAGGTGACATCTTTGTCGGCTTGGCAAATTACCAACGCATGTTAGGGGATGCGCAAGTGTGGCAGGCGACATGGAATACCTTGAAATATACGATTCTAGTTGTTCCAGCTACCGTTGCCTTGGCCATGTTGCTTGCGGTTTTGTTGAATTCTAAGATTAAAGGGAAGCATATTTATCGGACAATATTTTTCCTGCCTATGGTGGCAGCACCAGCCGCGGTGACCATAGTTTGGAAATGGCTCTACAATACGGACTTCGGTCTGATTAACTATGTCTTGCGTCGTTTGGGACTGGGTGCTGTGAACTGGATTGAAGATCCAAAGATTGCTCTCTATTCAATTGCTCTGATTGGAATTTGGAGTACTGTTGGCTATAGCATGATTTTAATTTTAGCTGGTTTACAAGAAATTCCGACGGATTTTTATGAGGCGGCTCGCATTGATGGAGCTAGTCCAGCCAAGCAATTTTTCTCCATTACCCTGCCCTTGGTTTCGCCGACCTTGTTCTTTGTTGTGGTAACCAGTGTTATTCAATCCATGCAAGTCTTTGATGTTATCTATATGATGGAAGACATCCGAAGTCCTGCCTATGATAAGACGGTATCTCTGGTTTATCTGTTTTACAATAATTCCTTTAAATATTCGGATAAGGGCTACGGTTCTACCATTGTCATGTTGTTGTTATTGATTATTCTTGTCATTACTTTCGTTCAGATGAAGGTACAGAAAAAATGGGTGCATTACCGTTAA